A window of the Cicer arietinum cultivar CDC Frontier isolate Library 1 chromosome 6, Cicar.CDCFrontier_v2.0, whole genome shotgun sequence genome harbors these coding sequences:
- the LOC101489550 gene encoding protein TIC 62, chloroplastic, producing MEVFSVTATTIPSSLTHRHAAHKPSAHLNLSKYSHFMTYPFTTTSIQNRIRANIIRSQASGSTKSSVAEGLPEKTDSKDDNLVFVAGATGKVGSRTVRELIKLGFRVRAGVRNAQRAGPLVQSVKQLKLDAATSGGSEAVEKLEIVECDLEQPNQIGSALGNASTVICTIGASEKEVFDITGPFRIDYQAAKNLIDAATVAKVNHFILVTSLGTNKFGFPAAILNLFWGVLCWKRKAEEALLASGIPYTIVRPGGMERPTDAYKETHNVTLSTEDTLFGGQVSNLQVAEFMAVMAKNRDLSYCKVVEVIAETTAPLKPMEELLAKIPSQRRYIYSPKKPDTAAVSDPGPSTNAVAEVPIIVPQKETAQPKPVVKQPLSPYTVYDDLKPPSSPSPTKPSDRKQIEIIEAVPTSSSSDTPSSITGIDGISEITSSSKGKESLSPYAAYEDLKPPTSPSPRQSSSSDKPLSASTTVDTVSPSTVAEKNPSQVSNSSKSPYQVYPDLKPPSSPSPNAPTTSLSTSSVGVVPEIDTVSNNGPAQLSVADKPTDDGQNFHEPKSRPLSPYTMYEELKPPASPSPSFRKS from the exons ATGGAGGTTTTCTCTGTCACAGCAACTACCATTCCTTCCTCTCTCACACATAGACATGCTGCACATAAACCTTCTGCTCATCTCAACCTTTCCAAATACTCACATTTCATGACCTACCCTTTCACCACAACATCCATCCAAAACAGAATCCGTGCCAATATCATAAGATCTCAAGCTTCAG GCTCAACAAAATCTAGTGTAGCTGAGGGGCTTCCTGAGAAAACAGATTCCAAGGATGATAATTTGGTATTTGTTGCTGGTGCCACTGGCAAAGTTGGTTCAAGAACTGTTAG GGAGCTAATAAAGCTTGGTTTTAGAGTCAGAGCTGGAGTCAGGAATGCTCAGAGAGCTGGTCCATTGGTTCAG AGTGTTAAACAATTGAAGCTTGATGCTGCTACAAGTGGAGGGAGTGAAG CTGTAGAGAAGCTTGAAATTGTGGAATGTGATTTGGAGCAGCCAAATCAAATTGGATCAGCATTAGGGAATGCATCAACTGTTATATGTACCATTGGTGCGAGTGAAAAGGAAGTTTTCGACATAACCGGACCTTTTCGAATCGATTACCAGGCCGCCAAAAACCTAATTGATGCTG CAACTGTTGCTAAAGTAAATCATTTCATATTGGTTACTTCATTGGGAACAAACAAATTTGGTTTTCCTGCAGCTATTCTCAA TTTATTTTGGGGAGTCCTGTGTTGGAAAAGGAAAGCAGAAGAAGCATTGCTAGCCAGTGGAATTCCTTACACA ATAGTGAGACCTGGAGGCATGGAGAGGCCTACTGATGCTTACAAGGAAACTCATAATGTAACCTTATCAACTGAAGATACTTTATTTGGGGGTCAGGTCTCAAACCTTCAG GTTGCTGAATTCATGGCAGTCATGGCTAAGAATCGCGATCTTTCATATTGTAAAGTAGTGGAAGTCATCGCAGAGACGACTGCGCCACTGAAACCTATGGAAGAACTTCTTGCAAAGATACCTTCTCAACGCCGTTACATTTATTCGCCTAAG AAACCAGATACTGCAGCTGTCAGTGATCCAGGTCCCTCTACCAATGCTGTGGCAGAAGTACCTATCATTGTCCCTCAGAAAGAAACAGCACAACCTAAACCAGTGGTGAAACAACCACTTTCTCCTTATACTGT TTATGATGATTTAAAGCCACCATCATCTCCTTCTCCAACTAAGCCTAGTGACAGGAAACAGATAGAGATCATCGAAGCAGTGCCAACATCTAGTTCTTCAGATACTCCAAGTAGCATTACAGGAATTGATGGCATTTCTGAGATAACATCTTCCTCAAAGGGGAAGGAGTCTCTTTCTCCTTATGCAGC CTATGAGGATTTGAAACCTCCCACTTCTCCTAGCCCAAGACAAAGTAGTTCCAGTGACAAACCTCTTAGTGCCTCAACAACTGTGGACACTGTGTCACCATCTACAGTTGCTGAAAAGAATCCTTCTCAGGTTTCAAATTCTAGTAAATCTCCTTACCAAGT ATATCCTGATTTAAAGCCTCCTAGTTCACCATCTCCTAATGCACCAACTACATCACTATCTACATCTTCTGTTGGTGTGGTGCCTGAGATTGATACAGTATCAAACAATGGACCAGCTCAACTTTCAGTAGCAGATAAACCAACTGATGATGGACAGAATTTCCATGAACCAAAGTCAAGACCACTTTCACCTTATACAAT GTATGAGGAGTTGAAGCCTCCTGCATCACCATCACCTTCCTTCAGAAAATCCTAG